A single window of Taeniopygia guttata chromosome 1, bTaeGut7.mat, whole genome shotgun sequence DNA harbors:
- the TMEM272 gene encoding transmembrane protein 272 isoform X2, with protein MTFIGMKFLEDCPVQPLIPLYLLVGGVIGSLKVTLLLYDSTRMRQLLSKSVVIDDDDDDEYPWRQNAHKYYVHLTLSLFLFLWFILGNYWVFSVYLPNFIPPFHQPQDYCDKTLYIFAVGVLIISHTVLFLLVFCSCCIYCFSRQRFSSEED; from the exons GAATGAAGTTTTTGGAAGACTGCCCAGTTCAGCCACTGATTCCTTTATATCTGTTGGTGGGTGGCGTGATTGGCAGCTTAAAG GTGACCCTCCTGCTGTACGACTCAACCAGGATGAGGCAGCTGCTTTCCAAGTCTGTTGTGATTGATGATGATGACGACGATGAGTATCCCTGGAGGCAGAATGCTCACAAGTACTATGTTCATCTAaccctcagccttttcctctttctctggTTCATTCTTGGGAACTACTGggttttttctgtgtatttgcCAAATTTCATCCCGCCTTTTCATCAGCCTCAGGATTACTGTGACAAAACCCTGTACATTTTTGCTGTTGGTGTTCTCATTATTAGCCATACTGTTCTGTTTCTCCTTGTCTTTTGTAGCTGCTGCATATACTGTTTTTCCAGGCAAAGATTCTCTTCTGAGGAAGACTAA
- the TMEM272 gene encoding transmembrane protein 272 isoform X3: MRQLLSKSVVIDDDDDDEYPWRQNAHKYYVHLTLSLFLFLWFILGNYWVFSVYLPNFIPPFHQPQDYCDKTLYIFAVGVLIISHTVLFLLVFCSCCIYCFSRQRFSSEED; this comes from the coding sequence ATGAGGCAGCTGCTTTCCAAGTCTGTTGTGATTGATGATGATGACGACGATGAGTATCCCTGGAGGCAGAATGCTCACAAGTACTATGTTCATCTAaccctcagccttttcctctttctctggTTCATTCTTGGGAACTACTGggttttttctgtgtatttgcCAAATTTCATCCCGCCTTTTCATCAGCCTCAGGATTACTGTGACAAAACCCTGTACATTTTTGCTGTTGGTGTTCTCATTATTAGCCATACTGTTCTGTTTCTCCTTGTCTTTTGTAGCTGCTGCATATACTGTTTTTCCAGGCAAAGATTCTCTTCTGAGGAAGACTAA